From Arthrobacter sp. FW306-2-2C-D06B, a single genomic window includes:
- a CDS encoding DUF1326 domain-containing protein translates to MSGKYVANCSCALICPCPVDGRPNSANGECRGVAVFHVANGKLDDTDLSGIDFAFVNFFPSNLTAGGWKIGVVVDEGASDGQTTALESILHGEVGGPFGDLSALYGEWLGVQRAGVTFSDGDSPSASVGDSVNYTLETLPGPGGSVTTVKNAMYAFAADYMIGKAPGHSDLFGLDFDGIYGESGEFAYASEMAEGAPKGRA, encoded by the coding sequence ATGTCCGGAAAATATGTTGCTAATTGCAGTTGCGCTTTGATCTGTCCGTGTCCGGTGGACGGCAGGCCCAACAGTGCCAACGGCGAGTGCCGCGGCGTGGCAGTGTTCCATGTTGCGAACGGGAAGCTCGATGACACCGATCTTTCGGGGATCGACTTCGCCTTCGTCAATTTCTTCCCGTCTAACCTCACAGCGGGCGGTTGGAAGATCGGCGTCGTCGTCGATGAGGGCGCTTCGGACGGCCAGACGACCGCCCTTGAAAGCATCCTGCACGGCGAGGTCGGCGGACCGTTCGGAGATCTGTCGGCCCTGTACGGCGAATGGTTGGGCGTTCAGCGGGCCGGCGTCACGTTCTCCGATGGAGACAGCCCCTCCGCCTCGGTGGGAGACAGTGTGAATTACACACTTGAAACGCTGCCCGGACCGGGTGGTAGCGTCACCACCGTCAAGAACGCGATGTACGCCTTCGCGGCTGACTACATGATCGGAAAGGCCCCGGGGCACTCGGATCTCTTCGGCCTGGACTTCGACGGGATCTATGGCGAGAGCGGAGAGTTCGCCTACGCAAGCGAAATGGCCGAAGGCGCCCCCAAGGGTAGGGCATGA
- a CDS encoding DUF2182 domain-containing protein — MTAGNLPRRKLIRGAVAGGTPRATAFNLDPREAGLVAVLLILAAVSWIVSAVQTSGMDMGRWTDPGPLGFFLTTWVVMLAAMMFPSVAPMVVAYARITHHRRETGRYAPPGSTAVFVAGYLISWTIFGLAAYALYAIVASLVPGFFGSDPGGRYLAAGVIFVAAVYQLTPAKNVSLMKCRTPMDFILRRIRYGTFGALRLGLEHGAWCVACCWALMVALFALGVMSVGWMAVVGAFIALEKMLPWRRLANRSVAVALAVIALAIAFTPAMAPGVGM, encoded by the coding sequence ATGACAGCCGGGAACCTGCCTCGCAGAAAGTTGATTCGTGGAGCTGTGGCCGGCGGTACGCCGCGTGCCACAGCCTTCAACTTGGATCCACGCGAGGCCGGTCTGGTTGCTGTATTGCTGATTCTCGCGGCCGTGAGCTGGATCGTTTCTGCCGTGCAAACGTCCGGGATGGACATGGGGCGTTGGACGGATCCCGGGCCGCTCGGTTTCTTCCTCACCACCTGGGTGGTGATGCTTGCGGCGATGATGTTTCCGTCGGTGGCGCCCATGGTTGTCGCTTACGCCAGGATCACCCACCACCGTCGGGAGACCGGGCGCTATGCCCCTCCGGGTTCCACGGCCGTGTTCGTTGCCGGCTACCTGATCTCGTGGACGATCTTCGGCCTCGCTGCCTATGCGCTCTACGCAATTGTCGCATCCCTCGTCCCCGGCTTTTTTGGCTCCGATCCGGGCGGTCGCTATCTGGCAGCGGGAGTGATTTTTGTGGCGGCCGTCTACCAACTCACGCCGGCCAAGAACGTTTCGCTGATGAAGTGCCGGACGCCCATGGACTTCATTCTGCGCCGCATCCGCTACGGGACCTTTGGTGCGCTGCGTCTTGGACTCGAGCACGGCGCATGGTGCGTTGCTTGCTGCTGGGCGCTGATGGTGGCGCTCTTCGCGCTCGGCGTGATGAGCGTCGGCTGGATGGCTGTGGTGGGGGCGTTCATTGCCTTGGAGAAGATGCTCCCGTGGAGGCGGCTCGCTAACCGATCGGTCGCCGTCGCGCTCGCCGTGATCGCCTTGGCGATCGCCTTCACGCCCGCGATGGCACCGGGAGTCGGGATGTAA
- a CDS encoding ester cyclase yields the protein MTDGTGLIGRFYKEIIEGGNLDLIDELATDNLVDHEEALPGQPPGKEGVRFFVSAIRTAFPDIKVKTIEPWLTDGTLEACHVVMTGTHRGDMAGVPASGNTVEFGGTDIIRVEDGKVAEHWGSTDTLSLMQQIGAIPQ from the coding sequence ATGACTGATGGCACTGGACTGATCGGACGTTTTTACAAAGAGATCATTGAGGGTGGAAATCTCGATCTGATTGATGAGCTGGCGACGGACAACTTGGTCGACCACGAAGAGGCTCTCCCCGGGCAACCGCCTGGGAAGGAAGGTGTTCGGTTCTTCGTCTCCGCCATCCGGACGGCGTTCCCGGACATCAAGGTCAAGACGATAGAGCCGTGGCTGACTGACGGAACCTTGGAGGCGTGCCACGTGGTGATGACGGGTACGCACCGCGGAGACATGGCGGGCGTGCCGGCGTCTGGCAATACCGTCGAATTCGGCGGGACCGACATCATCCGCGTCGAGGACGGCAAGGTTGCTGAGCACTGGGGATCCACAGACACCCTCAGCCTCATGCAGCAGATCGGTGCGATTCCGCAATAG
- a CDS encoding TetR/AcrR family transcriptional regulator produces MRADAQRNRDRIVEVARALFRVKGYEAVSMDEVAKAAEVGPGTLYRHFPTKESLYDAVLEAWAEKVNTAVDRALTLDATARERLLNWLTDYASMLTEHKGAAARITAALGDPGSPFAAKCQTYLGANQRVIEALDSALRPGVDAMQISRLVGGVAAVVDNSELPADAAASMLAVVADGLIAS; encoded by the coding sequence GTGCGCGCTGACGCTCAACGCAACCGCGATCGGATTGTGGAGGTTGCACGTGCGCTCTTCCGGGTCAAAGGCTACGAAGCCGTTTCGATGGACGAAGTCGCCAAGGCGGCCGAGGTGGGACCCGGTACGCTCTATCGACACTTCCCGACCAAGGAGTCCCTGTACGACGCGGTTCTCGAAGCGTGGGCAGAGAAGGTCAACACCGCCGTCGACCGGGCCCTTACGCTCGACGCCACCGCTCGGGAGCGGTTGTTGAATTGGTTGACCGACTATGCGTCGATGCTGACCGAGCACAAGGGCGCCGCCGCGCGGATTACCGCCGCGCTGGGCGACCCGGGTTCACCATTTGCAGCAAAGTGCCAGACCTACCTCGGCGCCAATCAGCGCGTGATCGAAGCGTTGGACTCCGCCTTGCGCCCTGGAGTCGATGCAATGCAGATCAGCCGGCTCGTCGGCGGCGTGGCTGCAGTGGTAGATAACAGCGAACTTCCGGCTGATGCAGCAGCATCGATGCTCGCGGTAGTCGCTGACGGACTTATCGCTTCCTGA
- a CDS encoding MFS transporter, whose translation MTNKPRPGLAIAALSLGTALNPLNSSMIAVALVVLRQDFALDVATVTWVITSFYLASAAGQPLMGRLADRFGPRRLFTFGMAVVAISCLLAPFSPNFALVCVARALMAVGTATAYPCAVVMVSTLSRQANISSTRPLGRIQMANTSAAAVGPVVGGLLVSLVGWQALFAINVPISLLALIVVRQVAPPDVGRESGKLSALLRDSDIPGILAFIASLTLAMMALLNVMPAYRWWFIAVAVVLAGLFAWREFRFTPPFLDLRLLGRNRPLLLLYLGFAVFSAVYYFAFFGLPQLLQQAGKYDAGVVGLLMLPLAAMSVFITPVTVRFIERYGVRSVMIVGVVLLALASGALGALTLSFWPPLVLGLTALMGVPYGVVSTASNQGLYVSARPEDRGVAAGIFQTCRYLGAITATVLIGVLYGPGVNQTNWGLMVLVMLGLGAVVFVLALAWRKPGAVG comes from the coding sequence GTGACCAACAAACCCCGCCCCGGCCTAGCGATCGCTGCACTGAGTCTCGGGACGGCGCTGAATCCGTTGAACTCGTCGATGATCGCGGTCGCGCTGGTGGTTCTGCGCCAGGACTTTGCGCTCGACGTCGCCACGGTCACCTGGGTGATCACGTCCTTCTACCTGGCCTCGGCCGCTGGCCAGCCGCTCATGGGCCGTCTGGCGGACCGCTTCGGTCCGCGGAGGTTGTTTACATTCGGCATGGCGGTGGTCGCCATTTCCTGCCTTCTGGCACCGTTCTCGCCGAACTTCGCGCTGGTCTGCGTGGCCCGCGCGCTCATGGCGGTGGGGACCGCGACGGCGTACCCGTGCGCCGTCGTGATGGTCTCCACGCTCAGCCGGCAGGCGAACATCAGCTCAACCAGACCCCTCGGCCGCATCCAGATGGCGAACACCTCGGCCGCTGCGGTGGGGCCCGTCGTCGGCGGCCTCCTGGTGAGCCTGGTCGGCTGGCAGGCGCTGTTCGCGATCAACGTGCCGATCTCGCTCCTTGCCCTGATTGTGGTGCGGCAGGTGGCACCGCCCGACGTCGGACGCGAAAGCGGGAAGTTGTCGGCCCTCCTCCGCGATTCCGACATTCCTGGCATCCTGGCGTTCATCGCATCACTGACGCTGGCGATGATGGCGCTGCTGAACGTGATGCCGGCCTACCGCTGGTGGTTCATCGCCGTCGCCGTGGTCCTGGCGGGGCTGTTCGCATGGCGCGAGTTCCGGTTCACTCCGCCGTTCCTGGACTTGCGGCTGCTCGGCCGGAACCGGCCGCTGTTGCTGTTGTACTTGGGTTTCGCGGTGTTCAGTGCGGTCTACTATTTTGCCTTCTTCGGGCTTCCGCAGTTGCTGCAGCAGGCTGGAAAGTACGACGCCGGCGTGGTCGGCCTGCTGATGCTTCCCCTGGCTGCCATGTCGGTTTTCATCACGCCGGTGACGGTGCGGTTCATTGAGCGTTACGGCGTGCGGTCCGTGATGATCGTCGGCGTCGTGCTTTTGGCCCTGGCTTCCGGCGCGCTCGGGGCGCTGACGCTGTCCTTCTGGCCGCCGCTGGTGCTCGGGCTCACGGCGCTGATGGGTGTTCCCTATGGCGTGGTCAGCACGGCGTCGAACCAAGGTTTGTATGTGTCGGCGCGGCCCGAGGACAGGGGAGTGGCCGCCGGGATTTTCCAGACGTGCCGATACCTCGGGGCCATCACGGCGACAGTTCTCATTGGTGTGCTGTATGGGCCCGGAGTCAACCAGACGAACTGGGGGCTCATGGTGTTGGTGATGCTGGGGCTGGGCGCGGTGGTGTTTGTGTTGGCCCTGGCTTGGCGGAAGCCGGGGGCCGTGGGATAG